The sequence CGTGGAAAATCGGCGCTTGAATACTCTTTGCAATATCTGTCGAGTAAACCGAAGACCTGGAGTCTTTTGGCAAAGTTGTGAAACCAACCTGGTTATTGACCACGATGTGGATTGTTCCCCCGACTTTATAGGCTTCCAGCTGCGACATGTTTAGAGTCTCAGGAACCACACCCTGGCCCGCGAATGCGGCGTCACCGTGAATCAAAACTGGCAGCACCGGATAGTTGTCGGGGTTGCCCATGCGATCTTGTTTGGCCCTAACGATTCCCTCGAGCACCGGGTTCACGGCCTCTAGGTGAGAAGGGTTAGCGGCGAGTGAGACTTTGATTTGCGAGCCGTGTCCCGAGGTGAAGATACCTTCGGTCCCCAGGTGATACTTGACATCTCCCGAGCCTTGAACACTTTTTAGGTCCAGGGACCCTTCAAACTCTCGAAATACCTGACCGTAAGTCTTCCCCGCGATATTGGTAAGAACATTTAGCCTGCCGCGGTGAGCCATTCCGATGGCAACCTCATCGAGTTGCGAATCGGCCGCTTGCTGCAATATTTCATCCAGGGCGGGTATCAGTGACTCGCTACCTTCTAGAGAAAATCGCTTTTGACCCACGAACTTGGTTTGCAAGAAGGTCTCAAAGGCCTCGGCCTCGTTGAGCTTATTTAGAATTCGAAACTGCTCAGCCTTGCTGGGTTTCTCATACGGGCGCTCGAGCTTATTTTGAAACCATTGTCTCTCGATGGGATTTTGGATGTGCATGTATTCCACGCCGATGGTGCGGCAGTAGCTATCGCGCAAAATCCCGAGCATGTTTCTAAACTTCGCCTTGGATCGGCCACCAAAGCCGGCCGTCTTAAAGGTTCTATCGAGGTCCCAAAGGCTTAGCCCGTAGGTTCTGATGTCTAGATCCGAGTGCCAGCGTTGGACATATTCAAGCGGGTCGATGTCGGCAATCAGGTGCCCTCGCACTCTGAATGCGTTGATATATTCTTGGATCCTGGTGTTTTTACCGGATTGGTCGGCAAGGTCCCAGTGAAAATCGCTTACCCACATCACAGGCGTGTAGGGGATTCGCATATCGGAATAGATTTTCTCGTAGAAACTTCTTTCGCCAAGTAGCAGCTCATTCACAATCTTGAGAAACTCACCGGATCCAGCACCTTGAATAACACGGTGATCGTAGGTTGAGGTGAGGGTGAGAATCTTCCCGAGTCCCTGCTGCGCCAAGACTTCTTCGGCCATCCCCTGGTACTGAGCTGGATAATCCAGTGCTCCAACTCCAACTATGCAGCCTTGACCCCTTGTGAGCCTTGGAACCGAATGCACAGTCCCGATACCGCCAGGGTTAGTGAGTGAAATGGTGGTACCCGCGAAATCCTCGGCGGTGAGCTTATTGTCCCTAGCCTTTTTCACCAACGCCTCGTAAGCGAAAAGAAATTCTGAGAAGTTTAGATTCTGAGCTCGCTTGATGTTTGGGACTAGCAGTGCTCGGGAGCCATCCGGCTTAGGGATATCGATTGCGAGTCCGAAGTTCACATTGGCCGGCGAAACTAGTGCTGGCTTACCATCAACCTCATCGTAAAAAACGTTTTGGCTTGGGAATTCTTTGATTGCCTGAACTACCGCGTAACCAATTAGGTGCGTGAAGGAGATCTTGCCGCCACGAGTTCGCTTCAGGTGGGAGTTGATAACGATGCGGTTGTCGATCATAACTTTTGCTGCGACCTGGCGAACACTAGTTGCGGTTGGCATCGAAAGCGAGGCGTCCATATTGGTCGCCAAAGTTTTCGACATGCCACGCAGGATCGTAATCTCTGGTTCGTCACTTACTTGCTCAATCGCAAGCGGAATGGTTCCGGTAGCCGGCAGGTCTGCTGGGACCGGAGTGGTTTTTGGGGCCTCATCAGTTGTCTTTGCGACCGGAATTGTGATGGCCTCGGTTGGCGGGGCGGGAGCGTCGGCATCAAATGCCTGAACAATCGTCGAGTCAGTATCGATGATCGTGATTGATCCGGTGGCCGGTTCGCCCGAATCAAAGCTATTAGCCGGCTCGGGAGCAGGCGCAGTTTGGGGCTTTGCCTGAGCAAGATGGTAGCGCTCTAAAATTTGCCACCAGGATTTATCTACCGAGTCTGGGTTTACTAGCCACTGGCCATACATTTCGGCGACTAACCACTCGTTGGCGCCGAAATCTGATTCGGAATTGTGACTGTCTTTATCCGACAAGGATGCCCCTTTGAACGAAAACTCTTTGAAAATCTTGCCAAGTCTAATGCTTCAGCGAGTTATAGTGAACTCACTAATGGAGCATGATAAACCTAAGACCCTAGAGGTAAGCGCTTGAGCGACTACCTCCTGCTAGCCGTTGGCCTGGCACTGATCTTTGGTACCGGCTTATTTGTGGCAAGCGAATTCTCGCTCATCAACCTCGAGCGCATCGAGCTTGAAAG is a genomic window of Candidatus Aquiluna sp. UB-MaderosW2red containing:
- a CDS encoding multifunctional oxoglutarate decarboxylase/oxoglutarate dehydrogenase thiamine pyrophosphate-binding subunit/dihydrolipoyllysine-residue succinyltransferase subunit — protein: MSDKDSHNSESDFGANEWLVAEMYGQWLVNPDSVDKSWWQILERYHLAQAKPQTAPAPEPANSFDSGEPATGSITIIDTDSTIVQAFDADAPAPPTEAITIPVAKTTDEAPKTTPVPADLPATGTIPLAIEQVSDEPEITILRGMSKTLATNMDASLSMPTATSVRQVAAKVMIDNRIVINSHLKRTRGGKISFTHLIGYAVVQAIKEFPSQNVFYDEVDGKPALVSPANVNFGLAIDIPKPDGSRALLVPNIKRAQNLNFSEFLFAYEALVKKARDNKLTAEDFAGTTISLTNPGGIGTVHSVPRLTRGQGCIVGVGALDYPAQYQGMAEEVLAQQGLGKILTLTSTYDHRVIQGAGSGEFLKIVNELLLGERSFYEKIYSDMRIPYTPVMWVSDFHWDLADQSGKNTRIQEYINAFRVRGHLIADIDPLEYVQRWHSDLDIRTYGLSLWDLDRTFKTAGFGGRSKAKFRNMLGILRDSYCRTIGVEYMHIQNPIERQWFQNKLERPYEKPSKAEQFRILNKLNEAEAFETFLQTKFVGQKRFSLEGSESLIPALDEILQQAADSQLDEVAIGMAHRGRLNVLTNIAGKTYGQVFREFEGSLDLKSVQGSGDVKYHLGTEGIFTSGHGSQIKVSLAANPSHLEAVNPVLEGIVRAKQDRMGNPDNYPVLPVLIHGDAAFAGQGVVPETLNMSQLEAYKVGGTIHIVVNNQVGFTTLPKDSRSSVYSTDIAKSIQAPIFHVNGDDPEAVVRVSKLAFEYRRDFQKDVVIDIVCYRRRGHNEGDDPSMTQPLMYNLVEAKRSVRTLYMENLIGRGDISQEEFDQANASFQKSLEQAFVDVHEAMSQPVPLLTRPQGIGTTASEKQELIRPTAIAKEIVDAIGNAHANQPDGFSVHPKLAQLLQKRQEMSRDGGIDWGYGELMAFGSLLLEGINVRLVGQDSRRGTFVQRHAVFHDRETGQEWTPLKYISENQARFDVYNSLLSEYATMGFEYGYSVEEPATLTLWEAQFGDFVNGAQIVVDEFITSAEQKWSQHSSLVLLLPHGYEGQGPDHSSARIERFLQLCAENNMTVAQPSTPASHFHLLRRQAYTTPKRPLIVFAPKSMLRLKAASSSVEDFTNGSFRPLINDEQGLDPNNVKRVLFCSGKIYWDLLAESQKRNDGQTAIIRIEQLYPTPVEEMRQAVGQFPNAELIWVQDEPVNQGPWTYMGLFMPRYGLNLRAISRPASASPASGSAKRHATEQADLIQRAFGA